In Sesamum indicum cultivar Zhongzhi No. 13 linkage group LG1, S_indicum_v1.0, whole genome shotgun sequence, the sequence CTCTTGCACACGGTTTTCAACACATGGTAAACATAAGTTTTACTGTTTTCAGCATCTTCCCCACAAActtgatatattatttgaattattgctGTGTTATTAGACTCCGATACACATCAAGTATTTTATGCATAAGGCCTCAACGTGTCGATtgaatatttagaaaaattgattaatattattaatcaattgaaaaaaaaaagctgcttaatatgataatttagACAGTATAAAAACagatattattaatgaaaaatattttttcattatcttATTTTGAGCAACATGTTGATAAACAtcccaaaagaaaacaaatatctACGAACGCATTCGACTGTACCACATGAACCACTTTCCCCACCCTTAAATCTCCCACACCCCCAAACACACCAGCACTAAAGATCTCACAGttttagaaaaggaaattaaagGGGGGAAGTTAACACACAGCACGCGCTAAAATCCGAGATGGGAGTGGTGATAATCGACGGCTCCACAGTCCGGTCCTTCGTCGACGACGAGGTCCAGTTCCAGAAAAGTGCCGACGAGGCGTTCGCGTCGCTCGACCTCAACAACGACGGCGTTTTATCCAGGTCGGAGCTCCGGCGGGCGTTCGAGTCGCTGAGGCTGATCGAGACCCACTTCGGAGTGGACGTGGCGACGCCGCCGGAGGAGCTGACGAAGCTGTACGACTCAA encodes:
- the LOC105168504 gene encoding uncharacterized protein LOC105168504: MGVVIIDGSTVRSFVDDEVQFQKSADEAFASLDLNNDGVLSRSELRRAFESLRLIETHFGVDVATPPEELTKLYDSIFEKFDCDHSGTVDQKEFRDELKNILLAIADGLGSSPIQMALEDDDQSFLKKAADLEASKLSA